The Fictibacillus phosphorivorans genomic sequence GAACGACCGATTTCAGAGATAGCCCATCACTTTGAGATGAGCCGAACAGCCGTGACAAAGCATCTTCAGATTTTAACGGAGGCTGAACTCATTTCAGGCAGAAAAGAAGGACGGGAAAAGATCTATCAGCTGCATCCCGAACCTTTAACAGAAGTGAAGCAGTGGCTAGCTTATTACGAGAAGTTTTGGGGTAATAAGTTGGCTATGTTAAAGCATCTTGTTGAGGATGAAAATAAATAACCCGTAAAAAAGCTTAAGGAGACACTTGCTAATTAAGGTTTTTTATCTTGGCAATGTAGAACTCAATCCTCTCTAGAATTACCGGGAAACCGACCAAATGGCTGTAGGTTTCTTGAATTTCCACTTTACCAAGCAAATAGTTATCAAAGCACTAATGTAATTACTGTTAAAAAAAGGCTTAAGGACTCATCCTTAAGCCTTAATCAATCAGTTATCATTGAATCTTCAGATATGATGAACTGCATGATTTTCATATAATATTGTTGGCGAATTAAAATTGTGAATTATTAATTTTATCCATTCAAAGTCAGTTTTTAAATTTGAAATTTCTTATGTGGTATCCAAAGATCTGTAAACCCATTTTCCTTGGAATAATTATAAAGCTCGATCAATTTCTTTTCTGTATAGACTTTCATATCTAGCCTTTGGTTTACTAATGAATTCTGTGTTAAATCCAAGTTTCGATCTATAAGAGAGTCTAAATATTGTTCTACGGCTAATTTATCATTTTTTGCTAAGTTACATGAATTACAGGAGATGACCAAGTTCCATAATTGATCAGTTTGCACAAAACTCCATGGAATGAAATGATCAACATGAATAGACCCTTTTTTCTTAATTTCTTTACCACAATAAAAACACTTGTCATTGTAAAAAGATGATAAAAGTATGTAGAATTCATTCAAAGAAGATCTTTTAGATACATTTTCAACTTTCATTAGAAGATTTGTAATATCACCGTTTTGGTTGAACTTTTCTAAAAATAAAGCAAGGTGATAGTTCGTTAAATATGTCAGCACTTTCTGAAACCGTTGCATAAACGAGTAAAAGCTAGGATTGATTTTAATAGATTCTCTCTTATTATCGAAATCATAGATTGTATTATCAGTATCACCGTATATAGCACCCATAACATTCAACTTAGCCATCTTTTTAACCTTTGTAGTGATTTCAATTTGTAGGTCATTGGAAAGCTTATCAAACACAAAAGTATTTGGAATCATGTACTTTTCTTTGATTTCTAAAAGTATTTTTTGTACCTCTGCTTTCTTTCCGATCATGTTAATCTGATTTAAATTATGATGTACAACAAGATTCCAATATATTTTAGAAAAACTTGTATATAAAATATCATAGGTTAATTCTAACTCTTCATTTACATTATAAAGATTCTCTAATATTGACTTAATCAATACAAATTTATATGTTGTGGAATTTTTAGATTTTGGAGAAAAGATATAATTGAAGTGTCCCCAAATTTGCTTGTCAGTTAGATATTCAACTGTCATTTCACCTACTTGTAATTTGTGGCTCAATGCCAACATCTCTTTCCTCTTTTGATTTTAAAACCGCAGTATTAATCTGCATCTATTAAAAAGATACGTTTAAGAAATCCTCCGCGTTTTTCTGCTTTTTCATGTCGTACTTTTTCAATTTCATAAAAATCTACTCCATGCACTTTAGCAAGTGCGTACATTAATTCAAGCAAATCAGCCAGTTCCTCAACAGCATCTTTGTCATTATCAGCCGCTGCATATTCATCTAATTCTTCATAACATTTTTTCTTTAACTCTTTAATATAATCAGTTTCAGATAGAATAGTAGTATTAAAGGAAGCACCTGTCCTCTTAATAATTTCTGGAATACGGTCACGGACGAGTTTGTTGTATGTTGGCATTTCTACACCCCTTTACTTTTTTTCATATACTATTTGTACAATAATCTTACACAAAAAATTTACTTGCATTTTTACTTATACCGGGCAGCCCATCATCTTATAATTGTTTCTTTCTCATAATAATAATTGAAAAAGATTTTTCAAAATCAATATATATCACCTCTTTTAAAAGGTTTATATAATTTTAAGAGAATAATATTAGAAAAGACTTATTTGACTTTTATAATATTTTTAAAGTAATGACATTTCCTTTTTAAAGGACAAATTTCGCATTTGGGTATCGGAGAACAAATTTCTCTTCCAAAATCCAATAAAGAATAGTTAAATATCCTAGAATTTCTTTTTGGTGTTACTCGATCAGCAAACTCAAAAAAGCTTTTATCAGTATAAAGCTTTGGACTCCTTTTAAATCCAAAGACCCTTGAGTACACTCTCACTACGTTTCCATCCACTATAGTGTCTCTTACATTGAAATACATCGACCTAACAGCAGCAGCTGTATAGTTACCTACACCTTTTATTGAAAGCAAATCTCTCTTTTCCTTTAAATTTTGCTTATCCTTAAGTACTTCTGCAATATCTTTAATAATTTGTTCTCTTCCAGGAAGACCTAAATTTTTAAATGTCTTTGGTT encodes the following:
- a CDS encoding ArsR/SmtB family transcription factor, translated to MAAPAEKHDVFKAIADPTRREVLRLLAENERPISEIAHHFEMSRTAVTKHLQILTEAELISGRKEGREKIYQLHPEPLTEVKQWLAYYEKFWGNKLAMLKHLVEDENK
- a CDS encoding HNH endonuclease, with protein sequence MLALSHKLQVGEMTVEYLTDKQIWGHFNYIFSPKSKNSTTYKFVLIKSILENLYNVNEELELTYDILYTSFSKIYWNLVVHHNLNQINMIGKKAEVQKILLEIKEKYMIPNTFVFDKLSNDLQIEITTKVKKMAKLNVMGAIYGDTDNTIYDFDNKRESIKINPSFYSFMQRFQKVLTYLTNYHLALFLEKFNQNGDITNLLMKVENVSKRSSLNEFYILLSSFYNDKCFYCGKEIKKKGSIHVDHFIPWSFVQTDQLWNLVISCNSCNLAKNDKLAVEQYLDSLIDRNLDLTQNSLVNQRLDMKVYTEKKLIELYNYSKENGFTDLWIPHKKFQI
- a CDS encoding nucleoside triphosphate pyrophosphohydrolase, coding for MPTYNKLVRDRIPEIIKRTGASFNTTILSETDYIKELKKKCYEELDEYAAADNDKDAVEELADLLELMYALAKVHGVDFYEIEKVRHEKAEKRGGFLKRIFLIDAD